DNA sequence from the Paenibacillus azoreducens genome:
CTGTTACACTGATAATGCTGCTTTGGGAATCAACCTCATAATGGATTTTTAACAGCAAGCGGCATTATGAAATTGATTATTAGTGCAGTTAGACTGCTTAAGCAGATGCATAGAGTTTTGGCTTTTCGCACAAAATTCAATGGAATTATTAAAATGAGGTGTTGTAAACACCAAGCGGGGGAATGAAAATGTCAACAGTAGTCGTTGTGGGAACACAATGGGGAGACGAAGGCAAAGGAAAAATCACGGACTTTCTCGCAGAAAGCGCCGATGTGGTGGCCCGTTATCAAGGCGGGAACAATGCCGGACATACCATTCTGATTGACGGTAAAAAATATAAGCTGAGCTTGATTCCATCCGGCGTATTTTATTCCGATAAGATTTGCGTCATCGGGAACGGAATGGTGATCAACCCGGCTGCTCTCATTGAAGAAATCAATTACATTCATGATAATGGTTTTACAACCGATAATTTGGTCATCAGCGATCGTGCTCATGTCATCATGCCATACCATTTGGTAATGGACGCGCTGGAAGAAGACCGCAAAGGTCCGAATAAAATCGGTACGACACGCAAAGGGATTGGCCCTTGCTACATGGATAAGGCTGCCCGGAACGGAATCCGGATCGCCGACTTGATGGACGCGGAAGAGTTTGAGCTGAAGCTTCGTCATCTGATGAAAGAAAAGAACCAAATCATTCAGCAGGTATACGGCGCCGAGCCGCTTGATGTTGAAGAGGTGCTGAAGCAGTATCTGGAGTATGCGGAATTGATCCGGAAATATGTAAAAGACACGTCGGTCGTCCTGAATGACGCGATCGACGCGGACCGCAAAGTACTGTTCGAAGGCGCACAAGGCGTAATGCTTGATATCGACCAAGGCACGTACCCTTATGTGACGTCCTCGAACCCTTCAGCTGGCGGTGTTTGCATCGGTTCCGGCGTCGGTCCTTCCCGTATCAATCAGGTCATCGGGGTTGCCAAATCCTACACAACCCGAGTGGGCGACGGTCCATTCCCGACAGAGCTGAAAGATGAAATCGGCGACTATATCCGTGAAAAAGGCCATGAATATGGCACGGTTACCGGACGCGCGCGCCGCGTCGGCTGGTTCGACAGCGTGGTGGTGCGCCATGCCCGTCGCGTCAGCGGTTTGACCGGCTTGTCCTTGAACTCGCTGGACGTATTAACAGGCCTGGATACCGTTAAGATCTGCACCGGATACAAATACCGCGGCGAAGTGATCACCCATTATCCGGCAAGCCTGAAAATGCTGGCTGAATGCGAAGCAGTGTATGAGGAAATGCCAGGTTGGCATGAGGATATTTCGGAAGCGAAGACGCTGGAAGATCTGCCGGAAACCACGCGCAATTATGTCAAACGCGTATCCGAGCTTACCGGCATTCCGATCGCCATCTTCTCCGTTGGCCGCAACCGCAGCCAAACCAATCAAATTCTGCCGATTTATTAATTGGCTTGCGCTATTTCGTTAACCTATTGAGTCCCCTATTTATCTTAATAGAAGTACTTATTGCCCATTCGCCGGGAAATTCCCGGTGGATGGGCTTTTTTAGATTATAAGTTTTTTGGGATCCCCGCAAAGTATCCGGAATAAGCATCGAAGCATAGGCTCCACTCCGTACTTTTGCTCCGCAAAAGCGCCCCTCTTTGAGAGGCGCCCTTACTTCTTTCCGATACTCTTTGCGGGGTTATTTTTCGCGGTCAGGGGATTAAAAGCAGCATAAATTCGTCAATACTTCAAATAGATAGAGGATACCTGCATAAAGGCATTCCGCAAAATCCGAAAATAGAATTTTTCTCGGAAGATCTATATCAGCAATCATCCAGCATGGTTGGCATAAAGGAGGAGGGGCGGCATGAGAATAGCGCAGTGGCTGATCAAAATCGTACTGACCGTAGTCTTGATCAGCGGTTTGACGATATTAACGACCGGGGCCATAGTAAACAGTTACGTACAATCGCTGCTCGCGAGCTTTAATATAACGCTTGAAGGGCAGTCTTTTGGTTTGGGGAGCATGATGAAAGGGATATTCGGTCAAGGTGGGGAGGGCAAGGCATCCGATAGCAAGGAACCTGTCAAATTGGCGGAACCGGATGATGGGAAGAAAGCATCGGACCCAAGTAATGACGAGAGGAAGGCACCGGACCCAAGCAATGACGGGAAAAAAGCATCGGAATCAGGCGGGCATGAATCATTAAACGGAAGTGCTTCGGGTTCATCGGGCAGCGGTACGGCAGATCATGGAGAAATCAACCCGGAAGACGGCAGCAAGGGCGGCGACAGCACAGACAGCAATACCAGCACAAACAACAATACAGGCACAGAAGGCAATACCAACACAAACGGGAATAATAGCTCAAACGGAAATACCAGCACAGGCGGGGGAACGGTCGACGATGAAGCTCCTGATCAATCGATACCGATTATGGGTCAAGGAATGACGGAGGACCCCTCGGCGGGAAAAGAACAGGCACAGGATGGGGAAGCGGCAGCCAAACCGGATGATACGGTGCAGAAAAAGCAGGAAATTACGAGCAGCGAAAAAGAGCAGGTTTTCGGTATTTTGATGACCAAACTGCCTCCGTCCGAAATGCAAAAAATCGCCGACGCAATGGGACATGAACTAACGGATGAAGAGTTAAAATCGATCGAGCAATCCATAGCCGCGTATTTGAGTCCCGAGGAATATCAAGCTCTGAAGCAAATTTTGAAGAAGTAAAGCGTACGTTAATTTTTGCGAATAAATGGATTTAGAAATTTTATGCGATGAGGCTAACGAAACTAGGGAGCGTTATAACTGCAAAAAACGTGCCGATATAAATTTAGCGAAACTACAGATCGTTATTTGGACGAAATATGGCTGAATGAGCCTATATTGATCCGAATAGCGTTTCCTGGTTTCGTTAGAAGTTCTGGAGTCACATTTTTGCCCAAATAGCGATTGTGTGTTTCGTTAGCCTCAGTCTGAAGCCCGCTATTCAAGCGGGTTTTTTGCTAATTTCGCAAAGTTGAATTGTTAGCTGACCTTATGTTAAAGTAGACGAGAATGTAAAAAGGTATCAAAATTTTAACCTTTTTGTCTATGAGTATGT
Encoded proteins:
- a CDS encoding adenylosuccinate synthase yields the protein MSTVVVVGTQWGDEGKGKITDFLAESADVVARYQGGNNAGHTILIDGKKYKLSLIPSGVFYSDKICVIGNGMVINPAALIEEINYIHDNGFTTDNLVISDRAHVIMPYHLVMDALEEDRKGPNKIGTTRKGIGPCYMDKAARNGIRIADLMDAEEFELKLRHLMKEKNQIIQQVYGAEPLDVEEVLKQYLEYAELIRKYVKDTSVVLNDAIDADRKVLFEGAQGVMLDIDQGTYPYVTSSNPSAGGVCIGSGVGPSRINQVIGVAKSYTTRVGDGPFPTELKDEIGDYIREKGHEYGTVTGRARRVGWFDSVVVRHARRVSGLTGLSLNSLDVLTGLDTVKICTGYKYRGEVITHYPASLKMLAECEAVYEEMPGWHEDISEAKTLEDLPETTRNYVKRVSELTGIPIAIFSVGRNRSQTNQILPIY